One window of Oreochromis niloticus isolate F11D_XX linkage group LG23, O_niloticus_UMD_NMBU, whole genome shotgun sequence genomic DNA carries:
- the LOC100709085 gene encoding cytochrome b-c1 complex subunit 10, whose amino-acid sequence MWWLFLNRQKKRQPGVLRSQSNYEKVTMVQKILNKIIGAKYIGIARTWVPNMVAWGTVGGVALIHFTDWRLVLDYVPYIRGKFKTDE is encoded by the exons ATGTGGTGGTTATTTTTAAACAGGCAGAAGAAGAGACAGCCCGGGGTCCTTCGCAGCCAGAGCAACTACGAGAAGGTCACAATGGTTcagaaaatattaaataaaatcatcGGAGCCAAGTACATAGGTATTGCGAGGACGTG GGTCCCAAACATGGTTGCCTGGGGAACAGTGGGCGGCGTGGCACTCATTCACTTCACAGATTGGCGATTAGTGCTAGACTATGTGCCGTACATTAGAGGGAAGTTCAAGACGGACGAGTAA